TCACGTTGGAAGCGCGGGTATGGCCGTACGGTCACAATGAGGGAAGAGTCTTGGGTACCGCGGACCTCCGGCTAAGGTTTCGTTCCGCCCAGTGGAACATTTCCGCCCCCGGCCTCGAATTGACGCGGCCAACTCCGATCGAGTACCGACGCTGGTATCATCTTGCCGCCGTGCGAGCGGAGAACGAGCTGCGCTTGTTCGTCGACGGCAAGCTCGTCGCTCGCCAACCGTATTCCACGGCCGACGGCCCTCAAGGGCCGATGACGCGCGAGGCCTTGGAAATCGGCGGAGGAAGTTCGCAGATGCGGATCGACGAAATCCGCATCTCGAAGTCGGCCCGCTATGTCCAAGACTTCACGCCACAGCCCCGGTTCACCCCCGACGCCGACACCCTAGCCCTGTTTCACTGCGACGAGGGGGCCGGCACGGTGCTTAAAGACGCCTCGCCCGCCGGGTACGAAGCGAAGCTCGCGGCGGCGACTTGGATTCGCAACGACGGCGCGCCGACGACAACGACGACGAGCATGAATATCGCCTCACAGCCCGCCGCGGTGCGCTGGCCGCTCGCCAACACCAAGCCGCAAGAGATCGCCTGGCTCAAGAGCCTCAACGCGCGGGTTATCTTACGCAACGGCACCTCCGGCGATCGCATCGTGCCGTTCAACGAAGCCACGATTCCGCCCGGCCTTTGGACGGTCGTCGGCGTCGAACTCCACCGCGACAGCGGATCGAAAATCGATGATAAGGCGCTCGGGCGGATCGCCGGGCTCGTCGATTTGGAGACGTTTCTTTGCAATTTCCCTCGCGAAGGGACGACGGTTACGAAAGCGGGGCTCGAGCAGTTGAAATCGCTGGTGAACCTGCGCCACTTGCAAGTGGGCCGACTCGCTCCACCGGATGCCGATCCGGCGATTTTGGATTCGTTTCCGCAACTAGAGTCGCTCGAACTGGTGAACGAGCCGTTTCAAGGCTGGGAACCGCGCGTCGCGCGCATGGCGAACCTCTCAGCCTTGTCGCTCTATACTGTGGACGGCGCCAAGCTCGATCAACTCGGCGTGCGGCCCCGACTGATCAGCCTGCGCTTCGCCGGTTACCAAGACCATCACCCGCAGCGGCTGACCGCGGCGAAACCTTTCATCGCGGCGAACCCCTGGTGTCGGGTCACGTTCGTCGGCCTCGACGGGGACCATACGAAGCAATGGGTGATCGAGCCGACCGCTCCGCCCGAAAAGACGAGCGCGGCCGATCCCGCTTTCGAGCAATGGTTGAAGGACACGGCCGCCAAGCCGGCCGAAGAGCAGATCGCGGCGGTCTCGAAGAAGATGATGGAGCTTAATCCCGGCTTCGACGGTCTGATGAACGGCCCGAGACAAAACTCTGTCCCGACGACCGAGAACGGCGAGGTGGTCTCCTTGCGATTGAACGGCCCAAGCATCACGAACATTTCGCCGCTGCGGGCGTTCACGGGGCTCAAGCAATTGAGTTTCGGCGGGTCCGGCTCACCCGTGGGGAAGCTGACCGATTTGTCTCCGCTTGCGGAAATGCAAGTCACGGATTTGACGTTGCCGGGAATGGCGTTCGAACTCACCGACCTTTCTACGCTCAAGGGTTTGCGACTTGAGAAGTTGATATGCCGCGGACTGCGGAATCTTGTCGACGTATCGGCGATCGAAGGGATGCCGTTGAAGCAACTCGATCTTTTGGGAACGGGTATGGTGGATACGACGCCGCTCAAAAATCTGCGACTCGATCTCCTGATCCTCCCCAACGGAAGAACCGACCTCACCCCATTCCAAGGGATGCCGCTCACGCGTATCGAGTGCGGCGATGTCGCCGATCTGTCGCCGCTGCGAGGAATGCCTCTGAAGGTCTTCTGGTGTGATGCCGCACGCATTACCGACTATTCTCCCCTCTATGCATGCAAGGACTTGACCGAGTTGAGGTTCGTCAATGCGAAGATTACGCCGGTCGCGGCCCTGCAAAAGGCCCTTCCGAATTGCAAGATCGAATGGATTAAGAGATAAAGCCTCCACGCTTCGCGGCTCGACGAGCTTGGATGTTTCGTATCGCGAAGATCGCATGTTTTGTATTGGTCCCCGCCGTGACGACTTCGCGGCTTCCTGCTAATCGAGTCTCCCTTCGATGAGTGATCCTCTCCGTTCCAGCCGTCGCGATCTGCTTGCCGCCGCCGGCGCGGCCGCCGTGGCGAGCATGGCCTCCGTAGCGGAAGCGGCCGAGGAAACGACGACGCCTGAGAAGATCTTGCGGATCGGCGTGATCTCGGCCTCGGCGGGGGGCAAGCCGCAGATGAAGAACGGCCATACCTGGAACTTCGCCCAAGGCTTCCATCCGACGGTCAATATGGACTTCATCCGGAAGCATCTCTCGCTTGGGCAGTTGGATCTCTACGACAAATACTTCCGCAATCCGAATTTCAACTTTGCTAAGCTTCCGTTCCCCGACACCAAGATCACGCACTACTACGACGCCGACCCGAAGTCGGCCGCGATGTTCGCCGAGGGGTTTCCGGGCGTTCAGGTCGCGACGTCGCTCGAGAAGATGGCCGAAGAGGTCGACGCGATCTGGCTCGGCGATGCCGTCGGCGACGGCTCCGACCATTTCGATCTCGCCGCACCCGGCCTCGCCCGCGGCTTGCCGACCTTCTGCGACAAGCCGATCGGCGGCACCGTGGCGCAGACGAAGAAGATTCTCGAATTCGCGCGAAAGCACAAAGCGCCGCTGATGTCGTCGAGCCTTTATCGCCATCAATGGGGAACCGAAGAAGCGCTGCGCATTCGCGACTCCGGCGAATCCGGACTCCTCGAATACGTCATCGCCTGCACGGCCGGCGATTGGTCGCTGCCGGTATGGCACGTCTTCGGCCATCATCCGGTCTGGCTGGCGATGACGCTACGCGGCCCCGGCGTGAAAGCGGTGAACATGGTCGCCCAAGGCACGACGGCCCATGCCTTGATGACCTACGAAGATCGGAAACCCGCCGAGGTTTGGTTCGGCCGGCCCGACAAGCGGCCGACTTACAGTTTTGCCACCGCGGTATTCGAGAAGCGAACCTACGACTGGAGCCCGGCGATCAACGAGCACTACTGGCTCGGCCACCATTACCAAATCTTCCGCATGGCCGACATCTTCCGCCGCATGGTCCGTACGCGAATCGAGCCCGTGCCGCACCAAGAGATCCTCGAAGTCACGGCCGTCCTCTACGCCGCCTCGAAATCGCTAAAGGAAAAGAGCCGCTTGGTGGAACTGGCGGAAGTCATGGAAGTATAACGATTTCGAAATGCCGGTGTGCCGGTCGCTATTCTTGTTTCCCCGTCGGCATGCCGACGGGGTAGCCGCGGCACCTGATGAAAACGACGAAACTCGTACTCTGCTAGGTACGAATTCGGAATTCGCTGCTAATATGGCGAACGGCCGGTGCTGAACCGGTTCATTTCTCGACTTTGCGAAGAGCGGTTGCCGAGATCATTCCATTCCGGAATGCGCGAGCCGATCCGCCGGCGTGCCGCCTCGTTTGTCTTTTGTTGTCGTGCGAGTCGTGGGGATATCTCGGGAGCCCTCGCAATATGCGATCCTTCTTTGCCGTCGCCGTTTCGGTCGCGTTACTGATCGCGACGTCTGCTCTAGCCGCTCCGCC
This Planctomycetia bacterium DNA region includes the following protein-coding sequences:
- a CDS encoding Gfo/Idh/MocA family oxidoreductase, whose protein sequence is MSDPLRSSRRDLLAAAGAAAVASMASVAEAAEETTTPEKILRIGVISASAGGKPQMKNGHTWNFAQGFHPTVNMDFIRKHLSLGQLDLYDKYFRNPNFNFAKLPFPDTKITHYYDADPKSAAMFAEGFPGVQVATSLEKMAEEVDAIWLGDAVGDGSDHFDLAAPGLARGLPTFCDKPIGGTVAQTKKILEFARKHKAPLMSSSLYRHQWGTEEALRIRDSGESGLLEYVIACTAGDWSLPVWHVFGHHPVWLAMTLRGPGVKAVNMVAQGTTAHALMTYEDRKPAEVWFGRPDKRPTYSFATAVFEKRTYDWSPAINEHYWLGHHYQIFRMADIFRRMVRTRIEPVPHQEILEVTAVLYAASKSLKEKSRLVELAEVMEV